The proteins below are encoded in one region of Paenisporosarcina cavernae:
- a CDS encoding competence protein ComK, translating into MEWGHIVEHCDSVWINEKTRVLKPVFTGDYQTEIVTESGSYFSKKSCLELLQLVCLRYFSDYEGRIKAARHYLKYDRKTPVYLGDANFSCFPTRSPKHPECMWIFNQEYSIYAYDLANKKTVLLYADAATIEVNASRHTLEKQLNRTIMMVYRARNLERS; encoded by the coding sequence ATGGAATGGGGGCATATTGTGGAGCATTGTGATTCGGTTTGGATAAATGAGAAGACGCGTGTGTTGAAGCCAGTATTTACAGGGGATTATCAGACAGAGATAGTGACAGAAAGTGGCAGCTATTTTTCGAAAAAATCATGTTTGGAGTTGCTGCAGTTAGTATGCCTCCGGTATTTTTCCGATTATGAGGGACGAATTAAGGCTGCGCGCCATTATTTAAAATACGACCGGAAGACGCCGGTGTATCTCGGGGATGCCAATTTTTCGTGTTTTCCGACGCGTTCCCCGAAGCATCCGGAGTGTATGTGGATTTTCAATCAAGAGTATTCGATTTATGCGTATGATTTGGCGAATAAAAAGACGGTGTTGTTGTATGCAGACGCTGCTACGATTGAAGTGAATGCTTCTCGGCATACGCTTGAAAAACAGTTAAATCGGACGATAATGATGGTATATAGAGCAAGAAATTTGGAACGTTCGTAG
- a CDS encoding sigma-70 family RNA polymerase sigma factor — protein METFETCLAQFEPMISACMRKLHIYKNHADYIQSGRIALWKAWKNFDSNTGNFAAYAYRSIYGAMLDEMTRQNAYDVDEMSEDHAAPAGNETNHPEIPFEILPEKDRELLFLLYIEGKKLREVTSHFHMTEAALKKRKERALFKLRNAILTRQS, from the coding sequence ATGGAAACCTTTGAAACATGTCTCGCTCAGTTCGAACCCATGATTTCCGCCTGTATGCGTAAGCTTCATATCTACAAAAACCACGCTGATTACATCCAAAGCGGTCGAATTGCCCTTTGGAAAGCATGGAAAAACTTCGATTCGAACACAGGCAACTTTGCTGCCTATGCCTACCGATCGATTTACGGCGCCATGCTCGACGAAATGACCCGTCAAAATGCATACGACGTCGACGAAATGTCGGAAGACCATGCGGCCCCTGCGGGGAATGAAACCAATCATCCCGAGATTCCGTTTGAGATTCTGCCCGAGAAGGACCGTGAATTACTCTTTCTACTATATATAGAAGGTAAAAAACTCCGGGAAGTCACATCCCACTTTCACATGACCGAAGCAGCACTCAAAAAAAGAAAGGAGCGCGCTTTGTTCAAGCTCCGCAACGCGATCTTAACGCGACAATCATAG
- a CDS encoding general stress protein: protein MKFETNRHVEIARTEDEMYERLEAMKAQGFNESDIHVISKDHGHMHTLNRFSEVSAHEAGTFMDKFKSWFSGTDATSEGLRKLNLEDTERQRFAREVENGGFVLYTDAQPTSANVNTTEQGYDTFGQSGNTYESYHGEERPMQATEPGFDDTARSEEGTTTFGTHEPEFTDTARSEATSTEPASDYSKEQGFTPSTNEFVNESEGRFDEPVDRFERGETFMESGLKANDYDTFSHHTQEEKMVAEHRPTIDEARRSDRDEFQETTDQTEFSANQSNEPYNTESQTTQFRAEQAGDSTREEFQSSAERINSAYNGSTSEYTTQSEPSLTSTRSNFEEPTETTIRSNFEASSEHELAKDQTEEFESETRDPQFLNQTGADPNLGPAPFGNETSEKLTEDMKHDFSQDPRAEETPLDDTGYEENGHGNAFAFDTNSTENEIPTGGVEDEPTSNLSYEERMRQEKLRHPDTEGPQNRLF from the coding sequence ATGAAATTCGAAACAAATCGACACGTTGAAATTGCTCGCACTGAGGACGAAATGTACGAAAGATTAGAAGCGATGAAAGCTCAAGGATTTAACGAAAGTGACATACATGTAATCTCAAAAGACCATGGGCATATGCATACATTAAATCGATTCTCCGAAGTATCAGCACACGAAGCTGGCACATTCATGGATAAGTTCAAATCATGGTTTAGTGGAACTGACGCAACGTCAGAAGGTCTTCGTAAACTTAATCTCGAAGACACAGAACGCCAACGTTTCGCTCGCGAAGTAGAAAACGGTGGATTTGTTTTATACACGGATGCACAACCAACGTCAGCCAACGTCAACACAACGGAACAAGGGTATGACACATTCGGACAATCTGGTAATACGTATGAGTCGTATCACGGGGAAGAACGCCCAATGCAAGCGACTGAACCAGGTTTTGATGACACCGCACGTTCAGAAGAAGGTACCACAACATTTGGAACACACGAACCGGAATTTACTGACACAGCGCGCTCAGAAGCGACGTCTACTGAACCAGCAAGTGACTATTCGAAAGAACAAGGATTTACTCCTTCCACAAACGAATTCGTCAACGAGTCAGAAGGTCGTTTCGATGAGCCAGTCGACCGATTCGAACGTGGAGAAACGTTCATGGAAAGTGGTTTAAAAGCCAATGACTATGATACATTCAGTCACCATACACAAGAAGAAAAAATGGTTGCAGAACACCGTCCAACCATTGATGAAGCACGTCGTTCGGATCGAGACGAATTCCAAGAAACAACAGATCAAACGGAATTCTCAGCGAATCAATCGAACGAGCCGTATAATACGGAATCTCAAACAACGCAATTCCGTGCGGAGCAAGCAGGGGACTCCACACGCGAGGAATTTCAATCTTCTGCAGAACGCATTAATAGCGCATACAATGGATCGACCAGTGAATATACAACGCAGTCTGAACCATCCCTTACATCAACACGTAGTAATTTTGAGGAACCAACAGAAACGACAATCCGTAGTAATTTCGAAGCGTCATCTGAACATGAGCTGGCAAAAGATCAAACAGAAGAATTTGAATCAGAAACACGTGACCCACAATTCTTGAACCAAACAGGTGCAGACCCAAATCTAGGACCAGCTCCTTTTGGGAATGAAACATCTGAAAAACTGACAGAAGATATGAAACATGATTTTTCTCAAGATCCACGTGCAGAAGAAACACCGCTAGACGACACGGGATACGAAGAAAATGGACACGGCAATGCATTCGCGTTCGACACGAACTCTACTGAAAACGAAATCCCAACAGGGGGAGTAGAAGATGAGCCAACTTCGAACTTGTCGTACGAAGAACGCATGCGTCAAGAAAAATTACGTCACCCAGATACGGAAGGTCCACAAAACCGTCTGTTCTAG
- a CDS encoding sensor domain-containing diguanylate cyclase, with protein MATIQTTPYFQRLDTVAEEVISLLADTIGVNTIFLATNDGTSNFIVKAFNRKAELLLEGESAPFENVLCKLAVENEGEPIVIPDLAKNPKTVQHPITLQVGSGSFLGAPIYKGNGEVFGTLCAFDTEPYNFSQKDVRLVKTFSSLLSQTIFLEEMMVHDHLTGLYNSFFLKAFFEEQKASCPNYAVLYIDLDNFKEVNDTYGHDMGDRLLTQVARIFQKVAPKDSITARIGGDEFVLLIPLVENDLTQAEKAATTLLQKLTVEPVIVEGIPFLISASIGVTLLDASKELRHLIKEADEAMYAAKRSGRGRIESHQS; from the coding sequence ATGGCAACTATCCAAACAACGCCATACTTTCAACGATTAGATACTGTTGCAGAAGAAGTGATTTCCTTACTCGCCGATACAATTGGAGTAAACACTATATTTCTAGCGACAAATGACGGGACTTCGAATTTTATTGTAAAAGCATTTAATCGAAAAGCCGAGCTACTCTTAGAAGGGGAGTCTGCTCCTTTTGAAAATGTCTTATGTAAGCTAGCTGTTGAAAATGAAGGAGAACCCATTGTCATTCCAGACCTTGCGAAAAATCCTAAAACGGTTCAACATCCTATCACGCTGCAAGTAGGATCTGGCTCTTTCTTAGGTGCACCGATTTATAAAGGAAACGGGGAAGTGTTCGGGACATTATGTGCTTTCGACACCGAACCATATAACTTTTCTCAAAAAGACGTCCGCTTAGTGAAAACCTTCAGCTCGCTCTTGAGCCAAACAATTTTTTTAGAAGAAATGATGGTTCACGATCATCTTACAGGCCTTTACAATAGCTTTTTCCTCAAAGCATTTTTTGAAGAACAAAAAGCCAGCTGCCCAAATTACGCAGTACTTTATATCGACTTAGACAATTTTAAGGAAGTAAACGACACATATGGACACGATATGGGAGACCGCCTACTCACTCAAGTAGCTCGGATATTCCAAAAAGTTGCCCCGAAAGACAGCATCACAGCTAGAATAGGTGGAGACGAATTTGTCCTTCTAATCCCACTTGTCGAGAACGATCTAACCCAAGCGGAAAAAGCTGCAACAACTTTATTACAGAAACTAACAGTGGAGCCAGTCATCGTTGAAGGTATCCCGTTTCTTATTTCCGCAAGCATCGGCGTTACACTTCTCGACGCATCAAAAGAACTACGTCATCTTATTAAAGAAGCAGACGAAGCTATGTATGCCGCAAAACGCTCTGGCCGTGGCCGAATTGAATCGCACCAATCCTAA
- a CDS encoding FMN-binding glutamate synthase family protein: protein MRWFEYSSEILVTVLIVAVIGFVLYLYVFDRKQKQHAILRNFPILGRVRYTLEKVGPEFRQYLFDDDNDGKPFNREEYLSMVFPGKYLQHIVSFGSKRDFQEPGFYIRNAMFTKNTEEMRVDNLELVTTKRYTVQEDGLFTRKESFSELETLPWLLPEDDAVVIGPGCAEPFKVRSLVGQSAMSYGALGKNAITALSMGIGMARGSWMNTGEGGISPHHLSGGADLIAQIGSGLYGFRTPEGEFSMERLKEKAKIPQVKAFELKLAQGAKTRGGHVEAEKVTEEIAGIRHVVPYTTINSPNRFHEFDNYETLFNFIDKIRGATGKPVGIKIVVGSPTDADELAAYMKETMRGPDFISLDGGEGGTGATYPDLADSVGLPLRTALVLLDDALRFHGVRDRVKIIASGKVITPDKAAVVLGLGADLIQVARGFMISVGCIMAHTCHTNTCPTGVATTDEKLQKALVVEEKKYRVTNFILAMREGLYRVAAAAGIDSPTKFGREHVVYKDENGAVRQMDR, encoded by the coding sequence ATGCGTTGGTTCGAATATTCGTCCGAAATTTTGGTGACTGTGCTAATAGTTGCAGTTATTGGGTTTGTTCTGTATTTGTATGTGTTTGATCGAAAGCAGAAGCAGCATGCGATTTTGCGGAATTTTCCGATTTTAGGACGTGTGCGGTATACGTTAGAAAAGGTCGGGCCGGAGTTTCGACAGTACTTGTTTGATGATGATAATGACGGGAAGCCGTTTAATCGAGAAGAATATTTGTCGATGGTATTTCCCGGGAAATATTTGCAGCATATTGTCAGTTTTGGGTCGAAGCGTGATTTTCAAGAGCCTGGTTTTTACATACGCAATGCGATGTTTACGAAGAATACCGAGGAAATGCGTGTCGATAATCTGGAGCTTGTGACGACGAAGCGCTACACGGTGCAAGAAGATGGTTTATTTACACGGAAAGAATCGTTTAGTGAGTTGGAGACGCTTCCGTGGTTGTTGCCAGAAGATGATGCGGTGGTGATTGGTCCAGGTTGTGCGGAGCCTTTTAAAGTTCGTAGTTTAGTTGGTCAGTCAGCGATGAGTTACGGGGCGCTTGGTAAAAATGCGATTACCGCTTTATCGATGGGTATTGGGATGGCGCGTGGTTCGTGGATGAATACAGGTGAAGGTGGCATTTCCCCGCATCATTTGAGTGGTGGTGCGGATTTGATTGCGCAGATTGGTTCTGGATTATATGGTTTCCGAACTCCTGAAGGTGAGTTTTCGATGGAGCGGTTGAAGGAGAAAGCGAAGATTCCGCAAGTGAAGGCGTTTGAGTTGAAGCTTGCGCAAGGTGCGAAGACACGTGGTGGTCACGTGGAGGCGGAGAAAGTAACAGAGGAAATTGCAGGTATTCGACATGTAGTTCCGTATACAACGATTAATAGTCCGAATCGTTTTCATGAGTTTGATAATTACGAGACATTATTTAATTTTATTGATAAGATTCGCGGTGCGACTGGAAAGCCTGTTGGTATTAAGATTGTTGTTGGGTCTCCAACAGATGCGGATGAGTTAGCAGCGTATATGAAAGAAACAATGCGAGGGCCGGATTTCATTTCACTTGATGGTGGTGAAGGTGGAACTGGGGCTACGTATCCGGATTTAGCGGATAGTGTAGGTCTTCCCCTCCGTACAGCGCTTGTGCTACTGGATGATGCCCTTCGGTTTCACGGGGTGCGTGACCGAGTGAAGATTATTGCGTCGGGAAAAGTGATTACTCCAGATAAAGCGGCTGTCGTACTTGGATTAGGTGCCGATTTAATACAAGTGGCACGCGGGTTTATGATTTCGGTTGGTTGTATTATGGCGCATACGTGTCATACCAATACGTGTCCAACTGGGGTCGCAACGACAGATGAGAAGTTACAAAAAGCGCTCGTTGTGGAAGAGAAAAAGTATCGTGTGACGAACTTTATATTAGCGATGCGAGAAGGATTGTACCGAGTGGCCGCTGCAGCAGGGATTGATTCGCCAACGAAGTTTGGTCGAGAGCATGTGGTGTATAAAGATGAAAACGGTGCGGTAAGACAGATGGATCGCTAA
- a CDS encoding C40 family peptidase translates to MRKIISLLLVALILSLPIANDTQAARYFKPSLALLKKSRIIENRQSAYEPLAKELSQTGQTVYAGIASVAPKYLQTPYLYAGITPEGFDCSGYIAYVHNEAGLALSRTSSQGYYNISKKVVQPVPGDLVFFEKTIAAPGITHMGIYIGEGKFIHASTSKGVTYGNVNDTYWKDKFVAYKRLDMLTN, encoded by the coding sequence ATGCGGAAAATCATCTCACTACTACTCGTCGCACTCATTCTTTCCTTGCCAATCGCAAACGACACACAAGCAGCACGATACTTCAAACCATCCTTAGCACTATTGAAAAAATCACGCATCATCGAAAACCGACAATCAGCGTACGAACCACTCGCAAAAGAACTATCTCAAACTGGTCAAACCGTATACGCAGGGATAGCTTCCGTCGCACCAAAATACCTACAAACACCATATCTTTATGCCGGCATTACACCAGAAGGCTTCGACTGCAGTGGCTACATCGCATACGTACATAACGAAGCTGGACTAGCCCTGTCGCGCACATCGAGCCAAGGCTACTACAACATCTCCAAAAAAGTCGTGCAACCCGTGCCTGGAGATCTCGTCTTCTTTGAAAAAACAATCGCAGCACCCGGCATCACACACATGGGCATCTACATCGGTGAGGGGAAATTCATCCACGCCAGCACCTCCAAAGGCGTCACCTACGGCAACGTCAACGACACCTACTGGAAAGACAAATTCGTCGCTTACAAACGACTCGACATGCTCACCAACTAG
- a CDS encoding GNAT family N-acetyltransferase, whose amino-acid sequence MFSFPVDEEIQLELLQTHHKEELYALIDTNREHLRKWLLWVDKRKSAQDFDAIIPMWIQNYAENNGFDVGIRYRGKLVGMVGLHYIDWKNRATSIGYFLAEDAQGRGIITRTIDELITYIFNILELNRIEIQVAANNEKSIAIPKRLHFTYEGNKRQGQWLYDHYEDLLTFSLLREQWEGSKKSTT is encoded by the coding sequence ATGTTTTCATTTCCCGTAGACGAAGAAATACAACTAGAATTACTTCAAACTCATCACAAGGAAGAATTATATGCACTTATTGACACCAACCGGGAACACTTACGAAAGTGGTTACTGTGGGTAGATAAGCGAAAGTCTGCACAAGACTTTGACGCGATTATTCCGATGTGGATTCAGAACTATGCTGAGAATAACGGCTTTGACGTAGGAATCCGGTATCGAGGGAAACTTGTCGGGATGGTAGGACTTCATTACATTGATTGGAAAAATCGCGCGACAAGTATAGGATATTTCCTAGCAGAAGATGCACAAGGGAGGGGGATCATTACGCGAACCATTGATGAGCTCATTACGTACATATTTAATATCCTCGAACTCAATCGAATCGAGATTCAAGTCGCAGCAAATAATGAAAAAAGTATCGCTATTCCAAAACGGCTTCACTTTACATACGAAGGCAACAAAAGACAAGGGCAATGGCTATATGATCATTACGAGGATTTATTGACATTCAGCTTGTTACGAGAACAGTGGGAAGGAAGTAAAAAAAGCACTACCTAA
- a CDS encoding biotin transporter BioY, giving the protein MRNERLRMLIVTALFAAIIAVLAQVSIPLPFSPVPITGQTLAIGLAATILGSRYGTLSVIVYLLLGAVGAPVFAGMEGGLGALVGPTGGYLIGFVPTAFVIGWYVEKFGFTVTHAIVANIIGMVITLAFGTAWLKVAAEMSWSVAIAAGVTPFLLLGVVKAVLAAVVGIAVRKRLASAKLMPTTV; this is encoded by the coding sequence ATGAGAAATGAACGTTTACGTATGTTGATTGTTACGGCATTATTTGCGGCTATTATTGCCGTACTAGCGCAAGTTTCGATTCCATTGCCATTTTCACCAGTACCGATTACTGGCCAAACCTTAGCTATAGGGTTAGCAGCTACAATTTTAGGAAGTCGTTACGGTACATTATCCGTGATTGTCTATCTTCTACTTGGAGCTGTTGGTGCTCCCGTGTTTGCTGGGATGGAAGGCGGTCTAGGCGCATTAGTTGGCCCAACTGGTGGTTATTTAATCGGATTTGTTCCAACCGCATTTGTCATTGGTTGGTATGTCGAGAAATTTGGTTTTACCGTTACGCACGCGATTGTTGCGAACATCATTGGGATGGTGATTACACTCGCTTTTGGAACTGCTTGGCTAAAAGTTGCAGCTGAAATGTCTTGGTCTGTAGCGATTGCTGCAGGTGTTACGCCGTTCTTACTACTCGGTGTCGTGAAAGCGGTTTTAGCAGCTGTTGTCGGTATTGCCGTTCGCAAACGTTTAGCGAGCGCAAAGTTAATGCCAACTACTGTTTAA
- a CDS encoding PolC-type DNA polymerase III, with protein MDDQSKDPREYLQQKSRQQYWASRRAQAPKKYKPSVSKPTSYVVLDFETTGFRPGADQIIQVGAIKFLNHEKIDEMNQLVNPRRPISSKITALTGIHDAMVRNSPTIATVLMELIEFIGDLPIIAHNASFDMGFLYAHDNIIDIPSYTVIDTVKLARKVIQATPNHKLTTLSNYLELEHNAHDALGDCIVTAKIYQYCLSKL; from the coding sequence ATGGATGACCAATCGAAAGACCCTCGTGAGTACTTACAGCAAAAATCGAGGCAACAATACTGGGCTTCCAGACGAGCGCAAGCTCCCAAAAAATACAAACCTTCCGTCTCTAAACCGACAAGCTACGTCGTTCTCGACTTCGAAACAACTGGCTTTCGACCCGGTGCTGATCAAATCATCCAAGTGGGTGCGATTAAATTTCTCAACCACGAAAAAATAGACGAAATGAACCAACTCGTTAACCCGAGACGTCCCATTTCCTCTAAAATCACCGCATTAACAGGCATACACGATGCAATGGTCCGAAACTCGCCAACCATCGCAACCGTCCTGATGGAACTCATCGAATTCATTGGCGACTTGCCAATCATTGCGCACAACGCCTCCTTTGACATGGGCTTCCTATATGCACACGATAACATTATCGACATCCCGTCCTATACGGTTATCGATACCGTCAAACTTGCACGAAAAGTAATCCAAGCAACACCCAATCACAAACTCACAACGCTTTCGAACTACCTAGAGCTCGAACACAATGCACATGACGCACTCGGTGACTGCATCGTGACAGCGAAAATCTATCAATACTGCCTATCCAAACTCTAA
- a CDS encoding IS3 family transposase, which yields MKYYEEKCLYVTNYKGFLSIVELCLMVGISRSGYYKWMKNSHKERKAEKDKTLLNKMLSIYNTHAGTLGNERMKNELEKAGIKVSVKRIARMRRDYHMPLKTSHNWKQKSKPHAIIGNLLNRNFKAKRPGIKLCIDITYLEVERPYRHFLYLCAIKDLCHGEVVAYSISDTMTTSMVLQAVDQLLEKGLMEKNAILHSDQGSQFTSARYLNYLYQNSITPSMSRRGNCWDNACIESFFGKLKVEMPCFIIPKTDEEMIKAVENYISYYNNVRPQLKSKKTPKELLLEMAS from the coding sequence GTGAAATATTACGAAGAAAAGTGCTTGTATGTAACGAACTATAAAGGTTTCTTGTCCATTGTAGAGCTTTGTTTAATGGTCGGGATCTCCCGATCCGGTTATTACAAGTGGATGAAAAATTCCCATAAAGAAAGAAAAGCAGAAAAGGATAAAACACTTCTTAACAAGATGTTGAGTATCTACAATACTCATGCAGGTACATTAGGGAATGAACGAATGAAAAATGAATTAGAAAAGGCTGGAATTAAGGTCAGTGTAAAGCGAATTGCGAGAATGCGAAGAGATTATCATATGCCATTAAAAACAAGTCATAATTGGAAACAAAAATCAAAACCACACGCGATAATCGGAAATCTTTTAAACCGTAACTTTAAAGCTAAACGTCCAGGAATTAAACTATGTATTGACATTACTTATCTAGAGGTCGAGAGACCTTATAGACATTTTTTATATCTATGTGCCATTAAAGATTTGTGCCATGGAGAGGTAGTCGCCTACTCGATCAGCGATACGATGACGACATCGATGGTTTTACAAGCAGTTGATCAATTGTTGGAGAAAGGTCTTATGGAAAAGAATGCGATTCTACATAGTGATCAGGGATCGCAATTTACTAGTGCAAGATATTTAAATTACCTTTACCAAAACTCCATAACTCCCTCTATGTCGCGTAGAGGAAACTGTTGGGATAATGCATGCATCGAAAGCTTTTTTGGGAAGCTTAAAGTAGAAATGCCATGTTTTATAATCCCTAAAACAGATGAAGAAATGATAAAGGCAGTTGAAAATTACATCTCTTATTATAACAATGTTCGACCGCAATTAAAATCAAAGAAGACTCCTAAAGAGCTTTTACTAGAAATGGCTTCTTAA